One stretch of Labrus bergylta chromosome 24, fLabBer1.1, whole genome shotgun sequence DNA includes these proteins:
- the LOC109996575 gene encoding sodium/myo-inositol cotransporter: MAATMEAADIAVVALYFVVVLLIGFLGMRKANHSTVSGYFLAGRSMNWAAIGASLFVSNIGSEHFIGLAGSGASSGLGVAAWELNAVLLLQLLGWVFIPVYIHSGVYTMPEYLAKRYGGRRLKVYFAALSLLMYIFTKLSVDLYAGALFIQESLGWNLYLSIILLITMTALLTVTGGLVAVIYTDTVQAFLMITGALCLTGISLFKVGGLEGVWTKYMQASPNISAILLSSPNLTYSESCHQHLYPKPDSLKILRGPRDPDLPWPGFLLGQTPASIWYWCADQVIVQRVLAAKNIAHAKGSTIMAGFLKILPMFVIVIPGMISRILFANELACISPEHCMEVCGSAAGCSNVAYPRLVMSVMPVGLRGLMMAVMIAALMSDLDSIFNSASTIFTLDIYKMLRKQVSSRELLIVGRLFVLFTVVVSIAWVPVIIEMQGGQMFYYIQEVIDYLTPPIAALFLLSVLWHRCNETGAFWGGVAGFVLGSVRLILALVYREPRCDQPDERPSFIKDFHFMYVAAILFWVSALVTVVVSLCTPPPSKEQIATTTLWGLRQRRKRRQQEKEKAAEDMNALKPLTHPVLNGNNHDNSQDHLNKPKGPSIQTSDTNTHHPVQNGYHSPNSVPGWVEKGEEMVVNGGEEEEGGCFGGGGGVESGRCVKALERFCGFKEKPSKIQVMTVQEHERMVDELLHEPPQTRMILNIGLFVICSLGVFIFIYFSV, encoded by the exons ATGGCCGCCACCATGGAAGCAGCAGACATCGCTGTAGTCGCGCTATACTTTGTCGTGGTCCTGCTGATTGGTTTCCTTGGCATGCGGAAAGCCAACCACAGCACGGTCAGCGGATACTTCCTCGCTGGTCGCTCCATGAACTGGGCCGCCATCGGTGCATCTCTGTTCGTCAGCAACATAGGAAGTGAACATTTCATTGGCCTGGCTGGATCAGGAGCTTCCAGCGGGCTGGGTGTGGCTGCGTGGGAGTTAAACGCTGTATTACTGCTCCAGCTGTTAGGCTGGGTTTTTATCCCGGTTTATATCCACTCAGGTGTGTACACGATGCCCGAGTACCTGGCCAAGCGGTATGGTGGGAGGAGGCTGAAGGTGTATTTCGCTGCGTTATCGCTCCTCATGTACATCTTCACCAAGCTGTCTGTCGACCTCTACGCCGGAGCCTTGTTCATCCAGGAATCACTGGGCTGGAACCTCTACCTGTCCATCATTCTGCTCATCACCATGACAGCGCTGCTCACCGTCACTGGGGGTCTGGTCGCCGTCATCTACACGGACACGGTCCAGGCCTTCCTCATGATCACCGGCGCTCTGTGCCTCACAGGGATCAGCCTCTTCAAAGTGGGAGGACTGGAAG GGGTCTGGACCAAGTACATGCAGGCTTCTCCAAACATCTCTGCCATCCTGCTGTCGTCGCCAAACCTGACATACTCTGAGTCATGCCACCAGCACCTCTACCCAAAACCGGACAGTCTGAAGATCCTGCGAGGCCCGAGGGATCCTGACCTTCCCTGGCCTGGCTTCTTACTGGGCCAGACTCCTGCCTCTATCTG GTACTGGTGTGCTGATCAGGTGATTGTCCAGAGGGTTCTTGCGGCAAAGAACATAGCCCATGCCAAGGGTTCGACTATCATGGCTGGCTTTCTGAAGATCCTCCCCATGTTCGTCATTGTCATCCCAG GGATGATTTCCAGGATCCTGTTTGCCAATGAGTTGGCATGTATCAGCCCTGAACACTGTATGGAGGTGTGTGGTTCTGCTGCTGGCTGCAGCAACGTGGCTTACCCTCGGCTCGTCATGTCTGTGATGCCAGTCGGTCTCCGAGGCCTCATGATGGCTGTCATGATAGCAGCTCTGATGAGCGACTTAGACTCCATCTTCAACTCAGCCAGCACCATCTTCACGCTGGATATTTACAAGATGCTACGTAAGCAGGTGTCGTCCAGGGAGCTGCTGATCGTCGGCAGGTTGTTTGTGCTTTTCACAGTGGTCGTCAGCATCGCCTGGGTGCCGGTCATCATCGAGATGCAGGGAGGCCAAATGTTCTACTACATCCAGGAAGTGATAGATTACCTGACGCCGCCCATAGCTGCTCTCTTCTTGCTCAGTGTCCTGTGGCATCGCTGCAATGAAACAGGCGCCTTTTGGGGCGGGGTGGCAGGGTTTGTTCTGGGATCAGTGCGTTTGATTTTGGCGTTGGTTTACCGCGAGCCTCGCTGCGACCAACCAGATGAGCGGCCATCTTTCATCAAAGATTTTCACTTCATGTACGTGGCAGCCATCTTGTTTTGGGTGTCAGCTTTGGTGACAGTGGTTGTGAGTCTTTGCACTCCGCCGCCCAGCAAAGAACAAATTGCTACCACGACTCTGTGGGGTTTGAGGCAGAGAAGGAAACGGAGACAGCAGGAAAAAGAGAAAGCTGCAGAAGACATGAATGCTTTGAAGCCTCTGACTCATCCGGTCCTCAACGGAAACAATCATGACAACAGTCAGGACCATCTGAACAAGCCCAAAGGCCCAAGTATACAGAccagtgacacaaacacacaccatccAGTCCAGAATGGCTACCACTCGCCAAACTCCGTCCCTGGTTGGGTCGAGAAGGGAGAGGAGATGGTAGTGAATggtggggaggaggaagaggggggctgttttggaggaggaggtggggtgGAGAGTGGGAGGTGTGTGAAGGCTTTAGAGCGGTTCTGTGGTTTTAAAGAGAAACCATCCAAAATTCAGGTAATGACAGTCCAGGAACACGAGAGGATGGTAGACGAGCTTCTTCATGAACCTCCACAAACCAGAATGATCCTGAACATTGGACTGTTTGTGATCTGCTCTTTGGGGGTCTTTATCTTCATCTATTTCTCTGTATAG